In Meleagris gallopavo isolate NT-WF06-2002-E0010 breed Aviagen turkey brand Nicholas breeding stock chromosome 2, Turkey_5.1, whole genome shotgun sequence, the following are encoded in one genomic region:
- the YWHAQ gene encoding 14-3-3 protein theta: MKGDYFRYLAEVACGDDRKQTIENSQGAYQEAFDISKKEMQPTHPIRLGLALNFSVFYYEILNNPELACTLAKTAFDEAIAELDTLNEDSYKDSTLIMQLLRDNLTLWTSDSAGEECDAAEGAEN, encoded by the exons ATGAAGGGAGACTACTTCCGGTACCTTGCTGAAGTTGCCTGTGGTGATGACAGAAAAC AGACAATAGAAAACTCACAGGGGGCTTATCAGGAGGCATTTGATATCAGCAAGAAGGAGATGCAGCCAACACATCCGATTCGCCTGGGTCTAGCTCTTAacttctctgtattttattatgaGATTCTCAACAACCCTGAGCTTGCCTGTACACTGGCCAAGACA GCGTTTGATGAGGCCATTGCAGAACTTGATACACTGAATGAAGACTCATACAAAGACAGTACTCTCATCATGCAGTTACTTAGAGACAACCTAACA tTATGGACATCAGACAGTGCAGGAGAAGAATGTGATGCTGCAGAAGGTGCAGAAAACTAA
- the CPSF3 gene encoding cleavage and polyadenylation specificity factor subunit 3 isoform X2 — translation MAKRKAEASIPAEESDQLLIRPLGAGQEVGRSCIILEFKGRKIMLDCGIHPGLEGMDALPYIDLIDPAEIDLLLISHFHLDHCGALPWFLQKTSFKGRTFMTHATKAIYRWLLSDYVKVSNISADDMLYTETDLEESMDKIETINFHEVKEVAGIKFWCYHAGHVLGAAMFMIEIAGVKLLYTGDFSRQEDRHLMAAEIPNIKPDILIIESTYGTHIHEKREEREARFCNTVHDIVNRGGRGLIPVFALGRAQELLLILDEYWQNHPELHDIPIYYASSLAKKCMAVYQTYVNAMNDKIRKQININNPFVFKHISNLKSMDHFDDIGPSVVMASPGMMQSGLSRELFESWCTDKRNGVIIAGYCVEGTLAKHIMSEPEEITTMSGQKLPLKMSVDYISFSAHTDYQQTSEFIRALKPPHVILVHGEQNEMARLKAALIREYEDNDEVHIEVHNPRNTEAVTLNFRGEKLAKVMGSLADKKPEQGQRISGILVKRNFNYHILSPCDLSNYTDLAMSTVTQTLAIPYTGPFNLLFYQLQKLTGDVEEIEIQQKPALKVFKSITVIQEPGMVVLEWVANPANDMYADTVTTVILEVQSNPKIQKAAVQKVSTKVDMEEYRKRMEMMLQDMFGEDCVSSKEGSILCVTVDGKTANLSLETRTADCEPGSEDDESLREMVELAAQRLYDALSPVYC, via the exons ATGGCGAAACGGAAAGCCGAGGCCTCGATCCCGGCGGAGGAGAGCGACCAGCTGCTCATCCGGCCCCT AGGAGCTGGCCAAGAAGTAGGAAGATCATGCATTATTCTGGAgtttaaaggaaggaaaataatg ctTGATTGTGGCATCCATCCTGGACTGGAAGGAATGGATGCTCTTCCTTACATTGACTTGATAGACCCTGCTGAGATTGACCTCCTGCTGATTAGCCA TTTCCATTTAGATCACTGTGGAGCTTTGCCATGgtttttgcagaaaacaagttttaaagGAAGGACGTTTATGACTCATGCCACAAAAGCTATTTACAGATGGCTTCTTTCAGACTATGTCAAAGTCAG TAATATATCAGCAGATGACATGCTGTATACAGAAACAGACCTTGAAGAAAGCATGGATAAGATTGAAACCATCAATTTTCATGAAGTGAAGGAGGTGGCAGGCATCAAGTTCTGGTGCTACCATGCGGGCCACGTTCTGGGAGCAGCCATGTTCATGATTGAAATAGCTGGTGTGAAg CTTTTGTATACAGGTGATTTCTCAAGACAGGAAGACAGACATCTGATGGCAGCTGAGATTCCCAATATTAAACCCGATATTCTTATAATT GAATCCACCTACGGGACTCATATTCATGAGAAAAGGGAAGAGCGAGAGGCACGGTTCTGTAACACCGTTCACGACATTGTAAATAGAGGAGGGAGAGGCCTTATTCCTGTGTTTGCCCTGGGTCGGGCACAAGAACTACTTTTAATTTTGG ATGAATACTGGCAAAATCATCCTGAGCTCCACGACATCCCCATTTACTACGCCTCCTCTTTGGCAAAGAAGTGCATGGCCGTTTATCAGACATATGTCAATGCCATGAATGACAAAATCCGCAAGCAAATCAACATCAACAATCCATTTGTTTTCAAGCATATTAGCAATCTGAAG AGTATGGATCATTTTGATGATATTGGCCCAAGCGTTGTGATGGCTTCCCCAGGTATGATGCAGAGTGGTTTATCCAGAGAGCTGTTTGAGAGCTGGTGCACAGATAAGAGAAATGGAGTAATTATAGCTGGGTACTGTGTTGAAGGAACGCTGGCTAAG catATCATGTCTGAACCTGAAGAGATCACAACTATGTCAGGGCAAAAACTTCCTCTGAAGATGTCTGTGgattacatttctttctctgctcacaCAGATTATCAACAAACCAGTGAGTTTATCCGGGCCCTGAAACCTCCTCACGTG ATTTTAGTTCATGGTGAGCAGAATGAAATGGCCAGATTGAAGGCAGCACTGATAAGGGAATATGAAGATAACGATGAAGTTCACATAGAAGTTCATAATCCTAGGAATACTGAAGCTGTGACATTAAacttcagaggagaaaaacttGCAAAG gtgaTGGGATCTTTGGCAGATAAGAAGCCAGAGCAAGGACAGAGAATTTCTGGAATCCTGGtcaaaagaaattttaactATCACATCCTTTCTCCATGTGACCTCTCCA ATTATACAGACTTGGCTATGAGCACTGTAACACAGACACTGGCTATTCCCTACACCGGCCCTTTCAATCTGCTCTTCTATCAGCTGCAAAAGCTTACTG GTGATGTAGAGGAAATAGAAATCCAACAAAAACCAGCCCTGAAGGTCTTCAAAAGTATTACTGTAATCCAGGAACCAGGCATGGTAGTCCTTGAG TGGGTGGCAAATCCTGCTAATGATATGTATGCAGACACCGTGACCACAGTGATATTGGAAGTTCAGTCAAATCCTAAAATACAGAAAG ctgcagtGCAAAAAGTTTCCACGAAAGTCGACATGGAGGAGTATCGCAAGAGAATGGAAATGATGCTTCA GGATATGTTTGGAGAAGACTGTGTAAGTTCAAAAGAAGGCTCTATTCTGTGTGTCACAGTAGATGGCAAGACTGCAAACCTTTCACTGGAAACTCGG aCAGCTGACTGTGAGCCAGGAAGTGAAGATGACGAATCCCTGCGTGAAATGGTGGAACTGGCTGCGCAGAGGCTCTACGATGCGCTCAGCCCAGTGTACTGCTGA
- the CPSF3 gene encoding cleavage and polyadenylation specificity factor subunit 3 isoform X1, protein MPPGGWGREAEGRPSVRSAPLRGGAPLRLGQPAGAARKEPPAPCLSGASGVRDAGTHRNQRHRGRLPKSGGAGQEVGRSCIILEFKGRKIMLDCGIHPGLEGMDALPYIDLIDPAEIDLLLISHFHLDHCGALPWFLQKTSFKGRTFMTHATKAIYRWLLSDYVKVSNISADDMLYTETDLEESMDKIETINFHEVKEVAGIKFWCYHAGHVLGAAMFMIEIAGVKLLYTGDFSRQEDRHLMAAEIPNIKPDILIIESTYGTHIHEKREEREARFCNTVHDIVNRGGRGLIPVFALGRAQELLLILDEYWQNHPELHDIPIYYASSLAKKCMAVYQTYVNAMNDKIRKQININNPFVFKHISNLKSMDHFDDIGPSVVMASPGMMQSGLSRELFESWCTDKRNGVIIAGYCVEGTLAKHIMSEPEEITTMSGQKLPLKMSVDYISFSAHTDYQQTSEFIRALKPPHVILVHGEQNEMARLKAALIREYEDNDEVHIEVHNPRNTEAVTLNFRGEKLAKVMGSLADKKPEQGQRISGILVKRNFNYHILSPCDLSNYTDLAMSTVTQTLAIPYTGPFNLLFYQLQKLTGDVEEIEIQQKPALKVFKSITVIQEPGMVVLEWVANPANDMYADTVTTVILEVQSNPKIQKAAVQKVSTKVDMEEYRKRMEMMLQDMFGEDCVSSKEGSILCVTVDGKTANLSLETRTADCEPGSEDDESLREMVELAAQRLYDALSPVYC, encoded by the exons ATGCCGCCGGGGGGATGGGGCCGGGAGGCGGAGGGCCGTCCGTCCGTTCGGAGCGCTCCGTTGCGTGGGGGAGCGCCGCTCCGGCTCGGGCAGCCCGCAGGAGCGGCTCGGAAGGAACCTCCCGCCCCCTGCCTGTCTGGTGCTTCGGGAGTCAGGGATGCGGGCACGCATCGCAACCAGCGACACCGCGGCCGTCTTCCAAAATCCGG AGGAGCTGGCCAAGAAGTAGGAAGATCATGCATTATTCTGGAgtttaaaggaaggaaaataatg ctTGATTGTGGCATCCATCCTGGACTGGAAGGAATGGATGCTCTTCCTTACATTGACTTGATAGACCCTGCTGAGATTGACCTCCTGCTGATTAGCCA TTTCCATTTAGATCACTGTGGAGCTTTGCCATGgtttttgcagaaaacaagttttaaagGAAGGACGTTTATGACTCATGCCACAAAAGCTATTTACAGATGGCTTCTTTCAGACTATGTCAAAGTCAG TAATATATCAGCAGATGACATGCTGTATACAGAAACAGACCTTGAAGAAAGCATGGATAAGATTGAAACCATCAATTTTCATGAAGTGAAGGAGGTGGCAGGCATCAAGTTCTGGTGCTACCATGCGGGCCACGTTCTGGGAGCAGCCATGTTCATGATTGAAATAGCTGGTGTGAAg CTTTTGTATACAGGTGATTTCTCAAGACAGGAAGACAGACATCTGATGGCAGCTGAGATTCCCAATATTAAACCCGATATTCTTATAATT GAATCCACCTACGGGACTCATATTCATGAGAAAAGGGAAGAGCGAGAGGCACGGTTCTGTAACACCGTTCACGACATTGTAAATAGAGGAGGGAGAGGCCTTATTCCTGTGTTTGCCCTGGGTCGGGCACAAGAACTACTTTTAATTTTGG ATGAATACTGGCAAAATCATCCTGAGCTCCACGACATCCCCATTTACTACGCCTCCTCTTTGGCAAAGAAGTGCATGGCCGTTTATCAGACATATGTCAATGCCATGAATGACAAAATCCGCAAGCAAATCAACATCAACAATCCATTTGTTTTCAAGCATATTAGCAATCTGAAG AGTATGGATCATTTTGATGATATTGGCCCAAGCGTTGTGATGGCTTCCCCAGGTATGATGCAGAGTGGTTTATCCAGAGAGCTGTTTGAGAGCTGGTGCACAGATAAGAGAAATGGAGTAATTATAGCTGGGTACTGTGTTGAAGGAACGCTGGCTAAG catATCATGTCTGAACCTGAAGAGATCACAACTATGTCAGGGCAAAAACTTCCTCTGAAGATGTCTGTGgattacatttctttctctgctcacaCAGATTATCAACAAACCAGTGAGTTTATCCGGGCCCTGAAACCTCCTCACGTG ATTTTAGTTCATGGTGAGCAGAATGAAATGGCCAGATTGAAGGCAGCACTGATAAGGGAATATGAAGATAACGATGAAGTTCACATAGAAGTTCATAATCCTAGGAATACTGAAGCTGTGACATTAAacttcagaggagaaaaacttGCAAAG gtgaTGGGATCTTTGGCAGATAAGAAGCCAGAGCAAGGACAGAGAATTTCTGGAATCCTGGtcaaaagaaattttaactATCACATCCTTTCTCCATGTGACCTCTCCA ATTATACAGACTTGGCTATGAGCACTGTAACACAGACACTGGCTATTCCCTACACCGGCCCTTTCAATCTGCTCTTCTATCAGCTGCAAAAGCTTACTG GTGATGTAGAGGAAATAGAAATCCAACAAAAACCAGCCCTGAAGGTCTTCAAAAGTATTACTGTAATCCAGGAACCAGGCATGGTAGTCCTTGAG TGGGTGGCAAATCCTGCTAATGATATGTATGCAGACACCGTGACCACAGTGATATTGGAAGTTCAGTCAAATCCTAAAATACAGAAAG ctgcagtGCAAAAAGTTTCCACGAAAGTCGACATGGAGGAGTATCGCAAGAGAATGGAAATGATGCTTCA GGATATGTTTGGAGAAGACTGTGTAAGTTCAAAAGAAGGCTCTATTCTGTGTGTCACAGTAGATGGCAAGACTGCAAACCTTTCACTGGAAACTCGG aCAGCTGACTGTGAGCCAGGAAGTGAAGATGACGAATCCCTGCGTGAAATGGTGGAACTGGCTGCGCAGAGGCTCTACGATGCGCTCAGCCCAGTGTACTGCTGA